Proteins encoded within one genomic window of Thioploca ingrica:
- a CDS encoding phosphoribose diphosphate:decaprenyl-phosphate phosphoribosyltransferase — protein sequence MNLKNILPFLTFRKQQNQLLVVNTPPFFSFKFVQEIYLQVIANLEGYMAIIRVDHWFKNIFMLPGIIFALLYFDITLSWELGFIMLVGVLATCLIASANYVINEWLDAQFDKFHPVKKHRPAVVKNLSAKIVYLEYVILAIMGLSMAYYINTSFFLCELLLLIMGLLYNVEPIRTKDKVYLDVLSESVNNPIRFTLGWFIFVPTILPPSSMLVAYWMGGAFLMGTKRFAEYRFINDHQLAGLYRKSFKHYTEQNLLISIFFYALTATFFLGIFLIKHRIELLLSFPLFALLFTWYLQIGFRENSPVQYPEKLYKEKHFMLFLVTLCTVVFILLFVDIPWLHFLLKSNFG from the coding sequence ATGAACCTAAAAAATATCTTGCCTTTTCTCACCTTTCGTAAACAACAGAATCAACTTCTCGTTGTTAATACCCCCCCTTTCTTCTCCTTTAAGTTCGTACAAGAAATATATCTGCAGGTTATAGCCAATCTGGAAGGATATATGGCTATAATCCGCGTCGATCATTGGTTTAAGAACATATTTATGTTGCCAGGAATTATCTTTGCCCTACTATATTTTGATATTACTCTGAGTTGGGAATTGGGCTTCATAATGCTGGTAGGCGTGTTGGCAACTTGTCTTATTGCTTCTGCAAATTACGTGATTAATGAATGGTTAGATGCTCAATTCGATAAATTTCACCCCGTTAAAAAGCATCGTCCAGCGGTGGTGAAAAATCTTTCCGCCAAAATTGTTTATCTAGAATATGTCATTTTAGCCATAATGGGTTTATCGATGGCGTATTACATCAATACTTCATTTTTTCTCTGTGAATTATTACTATTAATCATGGGATTATTATACAACGTGGAACCCATTCGAACCAAGGATAAAGTTTACCTCGATGTATTATCTGAATCGGTTAATAATCCCATTCGCTTTACTTTAGGTTGGTTTATTTTTGTCCCAACCATTCTCCCACCATCAAGTATGTTAGTGGCTTATTGGATGGGGGGAGCTTTCTTAATGGGAACTAAACGCTTTGCTGAATATCGCTTTATCAATGATCATCAATTAGCAGGTTTATATCGTAAATCTTTTAAACATTACACTGAGCAAAATTTGCTCATATCTATTTTTTTCTATGCTTTAACAGCTACTTTCTTTTTGGGCATTTTCTTGATTAAACATAGAATAGAATTGCTCTTAAGTTTTCCCTTGTTTGCTTTACTATTCACTTGGTACTTACAAATTGGCTTTAGAGAAAATTCCCCGGTTCAGTACCCGGAAAAATTGTATAAAGAAAAGCATTTTATGTTATTTCTAGTTACGTTGTGTACTGTTGTCTTTATCCTATTATTCGTAGATATTCCCTGGTTGCATTTCCTTCTCAAAAGTAATTTTGGGTAA